From the genome of Candidatus Deferrimicrobium borealis:
CCCTGTGCACCCGTACACGCAGGGGCTGCTGGCGTCGCTGCCGGGGAGGCGGACGGGGGAAAAGCGGCTTGCGTCGATCCCCGGGACGGTTCCCGACCTGTCCGCCGTTCCCCCGGGCTGCCCGTTCAACGACCGGTGCCCGTTCCGTCAGGACGCCCTTTCCCGCTTCCGGTCGGGGAAGATCTCCGTGGATCCCCTCGCCGTGTGCGATCGGGTCGATCCGCCGCAATACGAGTACGCCCCCGGGCACTTCGCTGCGTGCCACCACCAGCGGGCGGTGCGGGGAGGAGGGGCGGCATGACCGGCGGGATCTACCGGCCGGAACCGGACGGCGCGCTCCTCGCGATGGTCAACGTCTACAAGACGTTCCCGGTGCGGAAATCGTTCTTCTCCGGGGACGATCTCCGCGTGCGTGCCGTGGACGGCGTCTCCCTGGCGGTTCCGCCCGGAAAGACGCTCGGGCTGGTGGGGGAGTCGGGGTGCGGGAAGACGACGCTCGCCCGCCTCGCGATTCGGCTGCTGGACCCCGATTCCGGGTCGATCCGGTTCGAAGGGAAGGACATCACGCGCATGGAAGGCGAGTCGCTGCGGACGACGCGGCGCCGGATGCAGATCGTCTTCCAGGACCCGTACTCCTCCCTCAACCCGCGGATGAAGGTGCGCGACATCGTCGGGGAGGGGTGGCTCGTCCACGGGCTGGCGAAGGGGAAGGATCTGCGGGAACGGGCCGAACGGCTGCTCGTCCGTGTCGGGATGTCCGCGGAGGCGGGCGGGAAATATCCCCACGAGTTCTCCGGCGGGCAGCGCCAGCGGATCGGGATCGCCCGCGCGATCGCGCTCTCCCCGAAGCTGATGGTGGCCGACGAGCCGGTGTCCGCCCTCGACGTCTCCGTCCAGGCGCAGATCCTGAACCTCCTCAAGGACATCCAGGAGGAGTACGGGATGGCGTACCTGTTCGTCTCCCACGACCTGCGGGTGATCCGGCACGTGAGCGACGCGGTGGCGGTGATGTACCTCGGAAAGGTGATGGAGACGGGGCCTGCGATGGACCTGTTCCGCGAGCCGCTGCACCCGTACACCCGCTCGCTGTTGTCGGCCGTCCCGATGCTCGGCGACGCGCCGTCGGAACGGATCGTCCTCTCGGGGGAGATCCCCTCCCCGATCTCCCCGCCGCACGGGTGCCGCTTCCGCACCCGCTGCTTCATGGCGGAGAAGGTGTGCGCGGAGGTCTCCCCGCTCCTGCGCGAGATCGCCCCCGGCCGCTTCGCCGCGTGCCACTTTGTGTGAAAGAGGGATTTGACTCAGGCTACTTCCCAGGTAGAGGGACTAACTATTTAGAGCAGGCGCTTTCA
Proteins encoded in this window:
- a CDS encoding ATP-binding cassette domain-containing protein, whose translation is MTGGIYRPEPDGALLAMVNVYKTFPVRKSFFSGDDLRVRAVDGVSLAVPPGKTLGLVGESGCGKTTLARLAIRLLDPDSGSIRFEGKDITRMEGESLRTTRRRMQIVFQDPYSSLNPRMKVRDIVGEGWLVHGLAKGKDLRERAERLLVRVGMSAEAGGKYPHEFSGGQRQRIGIARAIALSPKLMVADEPVSALDVSVQAQILNLLKDIQEEYGMAYLFVSHDLRVIRHVSDAVAVMYLGKVMETGPAMDLFREPLHPYTRSLLSAVPMLGDAPSERIVLSGEIPSPISPPHGCRFRTRCFMAEKVCAEVSPLLREIAPGRFAACHFV